The stretch of DNA gaataaaaAACCGTAGGCGTACGTGCTGCGTCACTCTCCCTCAATCATCGCGCTGAATCTAGGCGCTTATCTCCTGCGTTAGGTGCGTTTGCTGCACATAAAACACGTACTACTACTAGTTAATCAAAGCGGCGTGTCATGTATCACTGTGctggcatgcacacagcacacgacaagGGAATGAAAGGCGTATGTGCATGCATGTACGCGTCCGCCCTCACGTCCCGGGCAACCGGCCGGGGACAGGGCATCTTTTGGGTCTGGCGCTCGACTTGTTTTCTTGTGGATAGTGCGGACATATATAGTTGATTGATGTAGTTAATAAAAGACTTGCCGCTGATTAGAGAGTTGCTGTGCTGCACGTATGTGTGCAAGTGCAATACAATAGTTGCGTCCGTGTCCGTTCTCACGACAAGGACAGATGGGTGAAGGCTGAAGAGAAGAGGTCATGGATCCATGTCCCTGTTTAATTAGCTTTACAAAGGTGCGTGTTCTTTCTCCGAACAGCTTATTACTCCATGACCAAAACTCTCAATTTGCACTAGCCGACTAATTAGGCAATGCCGATGATTGACAGGGGTTCGATTCGTCCACACATCAGTTCGTGGTACATACACGTACGCTTAACGAGACTCGGAGCCAGGAGACCGAGCCGAGGGACTTTCGCTTCGGATAACATCAAATCACAACCTCAAACGCAACAAATGATCTTGTCGATTTCCTGGACGTTGCTGCATCGGTCGGCATGGCGAGGAGGCGAACACGTCTAGCCAGGGGTTCTTTCCCGGTAAAACTGAACAGTCCTGCAAGGCGCATGGGGCACGTGGCCAGTGGTGGGTGGTCATTCAAGTGGGGCCCAACGAGCTGCCTCTCCGCCTGTGGGCTCCACGCGCCGATGACAGTGGGCTCGGCTCATCAGTGATTAGACGGAGAGAGACACGCGGGCCCGGCTCACCCCGTTAGCGTTCCTACTTTTGCTCTCCGCCAGTAGCTAGTGCTATAATTACTTGCCGGGGTCGAATTATCTCCGCGCATCTACATCGTTCCCCAATCCGTTCTCCGCCCTATAAAGACACCCTCTCCCTTTCTGTCTCCCTCACACACTCCTCCAGCGATTGCACAACTAGAAGTTATCCAGCGAGTATCCTGAGCGGCTCGACGTCAGCGAGGGCCTCCCCGCGCTCACCGGCCAACTGCCCGGCACCTTTTGAGCGTACACACTGTGTGGCTTTGTTAGCTAGCCGGCGGGAGTCTGCAGTCTGCTTGCTCCggcactagctagctagctcatcCCGGCCGGCCAGCGACGCAGCAGCGGCTAGGAAGACGATGTCGAGCAGAAGGTCGTCGCGCGGCGCCATCTCCGAGGAGGAGATCAACGAGCTCATGTCCAAGCTCCAGTCTCTGCTCCCCAACTCCCGCCGCCGCGGCTCCAGCCAGGTAACTTGCTTAGCTTAAGCTTACCACCACAACAGCGATACACACGTACGCACATTACTCCACCGCTTGCCAGCTAGCTGGGTGGTTGCATTGTCCGTGCGAGTTTGACTTGCACGAAGCCAGCAGGAAATAACGGGCGAGTGAAATGAAAATGCAGGCGTCGACGACGAAGCTGCTGAAGGAGACGTGCAGCTACATCAAGAGCCTCCACCGGGAGGTGGACGACCTCAGCGACCGGCTGTCGGACCTCATGTCGACCATGGACCACAATAGCGCCGAAGCGGAGATCATCCGCGGCCTCCTCCGCTCGTGATCGTACTACAGCGCCGGCCGGTCGATCGGCGAGAGCTCAACCGCCAGGACAATTaagcggcggcggcgacatgggtCTCTCCGGCCAGCCGGACACGTACGAGAGCTTTGCTTAGCTAGGGTATATATATCGTCCTCCACATATTTAAATATGTACCGTCTCTTTTCTGCTCCCTTTCTGCCTAGATCTGATCGTGTAGATCGAAAAATGTACTACGTGTCTCTAAGCTTCACTCCGTCTGTACTACGTAGGGCATTAGCTTAGCTAGCGTTCCTACCTTGGGCCAAAGCTTATCCTCGCGCGCTGGCTGCTGCTTGAGCTAATCTCTCGATCGTCTCCTCCGTGTGCTGCTAGCCCCNNNNNNNNNNNNNNNNNNNNNNNNNNNNNNNNNNNNNNNNNNNNNNNNNNNNNNNNNNNNNNNNNNNNNNNNNNNNNNNNNNNNNNNNNNNNNNNNNNNNNNNNNNNNNNNNNNNNNNNNNNNNNNNNNNNNNNNNNNNNNNNNNNNNNNNNNNNNNNNNNNNNNNNNNNNNNNNNNNNNNNNNNNNNNNNNNNNNNNNNNNNNNNNNNNNNNNNNNNNNNNNNNNNNNNNNNNNNNNNNNNNNNNNNNNNNNNTCTACTACTCGATCTGTAAATTTAGTTGGTGGCATTGGATCGAGTTGTGTCCTCTATAGACAACCGACCGACCACTACtacggtactactactactacctggAGCAAATTAATATCATCGTCATGTTGTACCACCCCAGCTTTAACTTTTGTTGGAATACGTACTACTACGAGATCAAATTAATACTAGACTGGAGTGTACTGTTCATTTTTATGTACGGTATTAAGGAATGCAAATGATGCCGGGCTCTCATGGTTGCTTCCTCTATGCCCTCTCGCCCTCGATCGGCCCTATATATCCGTACGTACGCACGTGAAGCAACGCGTTTACTTTCATCAGGTTAAAAACACGATGATTACGCTATGCTATTTATATACTTGCATATAGATCCAGTGGTACCACTTGACATGTATGGAATGGCCCACTTGTGGTTGCGGTGGCTCCGGCTGTTTTGACGCTACGACCAGTGACTCTCCTTGTGCTACGGAAATGGCACGGCGTTGTGTGAAAAGAGTGCAAACCCGGTCTCTCTCTGTGTGTCTCCGCACCAGTGCACGTGTCTCCACTTGGGTTTGTCCTTTCTTTAATCAGCACTGAAAGAAAATAGACGAGGGGATCAGGAAAGGCTTCGCGTCAACCGCCTTGTTTTGCCGGCTCTTCCCTTCTCTTTCTGCGCGCGCACCGCGCATTCATGTTTGTACGATCGATATATCCACCGGCGTACTACCAGACGAGACGACGACCGGGTGTGGTGAAGTCGCCCACCCTACAACGCTGGCCGATGAAAAGCATCCGGCTAACATACCGTCTTTGGACGAAttaggccaactccaacacacgaCTCCAAAGGACGTCCGTTTCCCTACTCGTCCGGCATCTTCGACTCTGGCAGCCTGCAGGTGCGCGACATGGACGGCACCAGTGTTCGATGTGCGGCATGAAGATGAGGTGTTCGTTGAAATGcctaagaggaggaggaagaagaaggtagATGCTGACATATGGGTCCTACTTGTAATAACGGTAAATATAATAGTCAAAATAATCAAAATGGGTTCTGCATGTCATAAACACATTTAAAATTGGTAAAATGGTAATCATACTCGGTAGTTTTTTGCCAAAAATTAAGTAAATGTGGTAGTCTGCTGTCACTGTTAAGAAAATGATAGTTCAGTGGGACACAAACCCAAAATATGATAGTTTTTTTTTGTTAAATGCTCCATGTAAAGTACTctcttcgtttctaaatataagtcttttttgagattccactatggactacatacgaagcaaaatgagtgaatctacactctaaaatatgtctatatacatccgtatgtaatccatagtgaaatctctaaaaagacttatatttcgaAACAGAGAGAGTATTTAGCTAGCCAAATTGTCAACTTAAAACTACATGCATGCCCTACACACCCAGGCGGACATAGTATATAGAATTGGTAGAGTAACATAGTAAATAGCTAATCAAATTTTAACCCTGGTGGCCAGGAAATAACTAACCTTACGAGTTTTCTACAAACCTGGTATAAACGCACACATGCAATCACGCACTCACTCACTCATATGAACATACGCATCTATACCCTACTCGCAGGAACATCTTTGAGAGACATGGGTGAATGGTGAATGGTGGACAGCTAGCCATATAAGCACCTTATAAGATTCTTTTAGCTGCTCAACATGAGTGAATGGTGGACAGCTAGCCATATACAGCGCAACAAACTAACGTGCATCTGGCGCAGCCAAGGACGCGCGATTTCCCTGTATGGACAGTCACTGGTTTGTGCAAGTTTCTTAGGGGTTTCTtgggcaaagtattacgcgcatacaCGCATGTGCCCTATCACAATGTGCAGGTAGGTTCGTTTAATTGCTGATGATGGGTGGACAGCGTTGCTATCTTCTGCAAGGAACCCCACATGCATGCCAATGCCATGCTACTACTACGAAACAGTGTGCATGATATGTACACTGGCCGTAGCGGCTAGCTAGTTCGACGGCGGCGCAGGCAAGAAGGAAAAAGAAATAGTGTCTTTTTGAAGAGAGCGTTCTCTCGGGTTTCATAAACTGAAACCACAATGTCTTTTTTTTACAAACTACAGCCCTAACAGTAAGCTAAAAAACGAGGCGACGAGACGAGAAATGAAACAGGGAAACTCCACACGTTGCCAGACTGACCAATCAAATGGCGTGCACAACATCCCCATCTCCTATGGCCTCGGGCCATGAAGGTGCGGAggaccttggcctacatgggcgggAGGGACCCTGTTCGCATTCTTGTTAGGTTAAATGTCTAAGTTGGGATTGTGATGCGGTGGCGATGCCTCTCAGTAGGAATAATGTCTCGCACGCTCTATCCCATTCTCGATATGTCCAGGGTcatcggagggcgtgtggaggtgtgtatcTGTCGGAACTCGCGGGATTCGGTCAGTGCTGATGTTCGATGGATTTGTTTAGATCTGGCCCTTGTTGCTCTTCGCTTGGGTGTTTACAGGtatgatccttccgatctacgactTTTTTCATCGACGATGGTTACTACTCTCGTGTGTTGGTCCTATGGAGCCTTAGCACGGAGGCTTCCCGACTGTTTCTACATCAAGATTTGCCCGGCTCCGATGAGAGAGAGGCGATGACGATGACACGCCTTCGACACGCCCCAGTGCTtgcagtcgtcgctaggtggtgtgTGGATCtattgtaatttttattacctttGTGTTCTTTGTATTATCATGATTGGAGataaatagattgaaagtttctcaCGCAGAAAAAACATGATACACAACATAACAGTAAAAGACAACTAAAAGGAGCCAGCTGGACGAATTCTTGCATAGCAGCAGCGTGGCAGTATAGGCCGTAGAGGATGCCAGCAGCACACCATCAATCCATGATTCCGTTGAGCCCCACTCTTCAGCCATGCACAACTTTAAAGACTTCACTTGCTATCATTGCAAACATTCTTATTCCCCATCTCAGTGTTTATTGACTTGCCTTCTTTTCCTAGAAATAATTATAGTTGCAGGTTGTCTGGCAATCATATTAACAGGAACACAAGGGTCAGAAATCTTATTGTTATCAAGAATTATGTTGTTCCTCGATTTTTCATGCCGTCCAAAAGACTACAAACACCCCAATTATCATAAGGTGTTTCTCATGTTTGTTGAACTTTTAATACAAACTACAAATTGAATGTAAACTTCAAAATGTTCGAACATTTTAAAGATAGAGCATTGCATGAAAAGATGATCAATATATTCATCCTCGCCACAAGAAGGACAATTTTTACTACCACTCCATCCTCTGCCGACCAGGTTATCTTTAGATAAGACACTATTTCTAAGCACCAACCACATAAAGACTTTAATCCTAGGAGGCATTTTGACTTCCCAAAGAAATTTGTAAGGAAGTTTAACCCCATTTTCCAGTCAGCTATCTATAATATCATTTAAGAGAGTAATTCCACTTTTGGTCAAGGTCCATCTAACAACGTCCTTTTGATAAGTGAGTTCAAGATTCTCACAAACCTCTTTAACATGATCTCATAATTATAAACAATCTCCCACGACGTCTTTCTAAATTGCATCCATCAAGACCTTTATTAATGACCTCAACAAAAGAGAGGTTTTGTCAAAATGGATGTTATACAACCTAGGGTAATTAGTGTTAAGAGGTTTGTCACCTATCCATCAGTCTTCCCAAAATCTCACATTCACACCTTTACCCACAATGAATTTGCATAAGGAAAAATCGGTCCTTATGTTTAAGTAATTCACTCCAGAACTGAGAATCCTCGTGCCTAGATTTAATGCCAGCCAAACATTGACCTGTCTGATACTTACTGAGCGGGATAGTTTGCCACAAGCCTTCTGAATTAAAGATTTTTCACCACTGTTCACACAATCATGCTTTATTCATTAGTGCCATGTTTTCGATTCCTAAGCCACCAAAGTCTTTAGGTCTACATACTTCAGACCATTTGACCGTGATATTTTATTAACCCGAACAGGTAGCCCATAAAAGGACATGATAAAGTATGGAATTCCAGTCAAGGAGGATTGAATTAAGGTGACTCTACCAGCACTGGCAAGAATTCTACCCTGTCAACTACTACATTTTTTTCTCCATTTTGCCTTCAAGTTTTTTGTCCAATTTTTGTTCATTAATACTTTTTCATCCACATGTAGTCCCAAGTACCTCATAGGAAGAGATCATATGGGACAGGTAAGAATTGTAGTATATTCACTAGCTTTATCTGCAACCTTACCAAAAAGAAACAGCTcactcttatgaaaattaatttgtaaTCCTGACATTTCTCGAAACAAGCACAAAATGAATTTCAAATTGTTAGCACCATCAAAAGCATCTTAGAGAAGGAAAATGGCGCCatttgtatattttgaagtatatttgccctattttttatattttctccaCCACCCCCTTAACCAAAGCATTAATTCTAGTTGTGTCCATTAGCATGGCTAGGGCATCAACAACCAAATCAAAAAAATCAGATTAGATAGAGAATCATCTTGTCTCAATCCTTTATGTGTAGGGAAGAAAGGGTCAATGCTGTCATTGACTTTGATCCCCACATACCAGCCCCCCCTTTAATTGTATGCATAATCCAATCAACCAATTTTTCTGTGAAGCCTTTTATTTCAAGATTTGTAGAACCAAAGACGATTTGactttatcatatgccttctcaaaatcaacCTTAAACAACATAGCACATTGTTTCTTAGAATGGATACCATTTAGGGCTTCATTTAAAATGAGCACACTCTCCATAATGTACCTTCCTTTCACAAAGGCAGTTTGTATGGGAGAGATAACATATACAGCAACCCCATTAAGTATCTTTATTAAGACTTAGGTAAAAACATTTAATAAACAATTTTTTAATCTGATTAGCATCTTTGGTGTTAGGAATCAGAGTAATAATCATGTTATTTAATTTAGATATGTCGTGATTACCATGATTGAAATCATCTGTCTTAGGAGATTTATTATGGGCCATAATAAAAACAGCAAATTTAGTTTCTTCCAAAGAGAAGTTTGATGTTAATTTACATGTAGCTTCTTCAGGTACAGTCTTAGGATCTTCATTCTTTTATCAATTTGCAAAATTTTCCTCGCCTAGTTCAAAAAATTGAAACTGCATGATATCATGATGATATTAGGTGGTACAAATATCATTAAGGGGGAAGTAGAGCATTGAAATAATAATAGATAGGGAGGTAGAAACTATCAATTCTTTTTTGATATCGGAGTTATTAAAAGAAGTATATGGACTTATATCGATTCTACCCATTTCGACCCTCCTTTTGGGAATACCAATAGAGGTACTCGGAGTTGTGTGGTTAGAAAGAGAAATATCAGTGTGGATACAACGATGTATTGGTCCTAAATATGATGCCCCTGGGTCGGCTTCAAGCTATAGAAGATGGGACCATGCTACTTTTAAAGAAGGTATTCTCCCATCATGAGGAGATATTTGGAGATGCACCCGGGCGCCCAAAAAAGATTCTCGTAAAAGCTAGTGATATAAGCAATTATATATTTATCTCCCTCAATTCCTTCCTTTTCTTGATTAAGGGAACTTATCCTATTATTTCTGCGTGTCCCCTTAGCCTTGGCCTGGAAGTATCTAGCATTGCCGCCCCCTAAAAAATCTCAGTAATTTTTGCTCTCTATTTCCACTTTAATTCCTCATGCCTCATCAACTAGCTAAGTAGGCTCGCAATTCTGCCTGATCCTCCATTACCTTATTAGTGAGTCCATAAATCTCAAGTTTTATTATACTATCAATTTTATCCAAAATATCTATTTTCAAATCCCTATACCAAGCATTCATGTTTCTATTTCATCTCTTCAATTTAGCTTTGAGCCTCCTGATCAATTTAGTTATCCACTTCTCTAAATTAGATCCTTTTATAGTGGGGCttgtctaagagcatctccagccgttggccccccaggaggcataaaaatcgccgcctgggggcgagccggcggtaGAATCGGCTCTGGGGCGGTTGGGCATCCAGCCGTCACCCCCAGGTCGCCCCCAAGCGCCGATATCGGCCCATTCCTAGCCGCTTTTCGGCCCACTTTTGGTGAAAAAAAACTCGATGTCGGCGAGaatcggcccatattcggcgtggttcggcATTGAATTCTCAACATAAATaaatttttatcacatagttcatcacagaaaatcaaataGCTCAACAAAGTagtgcaacaacaaatagttcaatacaaattatatagttcaacaaataaaaactcatatttcatcacacgtcgagctaggcgTCGCCCTTgatcctccataggtgctccaccagatcctgctgcagttgatgatgcacctgtgggtctcggatctcctaacGCATACTGAgttaggcagtccaggttgccggtagctggtgatcaacttcggctagaggaccctgcatgtagtatggttcagtgtcaaacactggttcTTCCTGCtcactctcgatgatcatgttgtgcaagatgacacatcaAGTCAT from Triticum dicoccoides isolate Atlit2015 ecotype Zavitan chromosome 6A, WEW_v2.0, whole genome shotgun sequence encodes:
- the LOC119317853 gene encoding transcription factor ILI5-like produces the protein MSSRRSSRGAISEEEINELMSKLQSLLPNSRRRGSSQASTTKLLKETCSYIKSLHREVDDLSDRLSDLMSTMDHNSAEAEIIRGLLRS